Proteins found in one Geomonas subterranea genomic segment:
- a CDS encoding TIGR02757 family protein — translation MELKTILEALYRNRSQAHLANDPLSFCHRYQDPPDQEVAGLVASSFAYGNVKIIKKNLAVIFEVMGPSPRRFVERFDPEEGSRLFAGFKHRFNDARDLCALLFACRIMIEEGGSIEKWLLRFYTPADEDLTGALSGFSEAVKNLDLSPVFGPGGVPADSYFPFFFPSPASGSACKRLCMYLRWMVRPADGIDLGIWQGISPAQLVIPVDAHIQRICRFLGFTSRKQADWRMAREITRALRELDPADPVKYDFSICHLGISEGCDGKDRLKCAACPIGDICSAGPT, via the coding sequence GTGGAGCTGAAAACCATACTCGAAGCACTGTACCGGAACCGCTCCCAGGCCCACCTGGCCAACGACCCGCTCTCGTTTTGCCACCGCTACCAGGATCCCCCGGACCAGGAAGTTGCCGGGCTGGTGGCCTCCTCCTTCGCCTACGGCAACGTCAAGATCATCAAGAAGAACCTGGCAGTCATCTTCGAGGTGATGGGACCTTCCCCGCGCCGCTTCGTGGAGCGCTTCGACCCGGAGGAGGGGAGCCGTCTCTTCGCCGGGTTCAAGCACCGCTTCAACGACGCACGCGACCTCTGCGCCCTGCTCTTCGCCTGCCGCATCATGATCGAGGAGGGAGGCTCCATAGAGAAGTGGCTGCTGCGCTTCTACACCCCGGCGGACGAGGACCTGACGGGGGCCCTCTCCGGTTTTTCCGAGGCGGTGAAGAACCTCGACCTCTCCCCCGTATTCGGCCCCGGCGGCGTCCCCGCGGACTCCTATTTCCCGTTCTTCTTCCCCTCCCCCGCTTCGGGGAGCGCCTGCAAGAGACTCTGCATGTATCTCAGGTGGATGGTGCGCCCGGCCGACGGCATCGACCTCGGCATCTGGCAGGGCATCTCCCCCGCGCAGCTGGTCATCCCCGTCGACGCCCACATCCAGCGCATCTGCCGCTTCCTCGGCTTCACCAGCCGCAAGCAGGCGGACTGGCGCATGGCCCGCGAGATCACCCGCGCCCTGCGCGAACTGGATCCCGCCGACCCGGTGAAGTATGACTTCTCCATCTGCCACCTCGGGATCTCGGAAGGGTGCGACGGCAAGGACCGCCTCAAATGCGCCGCCTGCCCGATCGGCGACATCTGCTCCGCAGGCCCCACGTGA
- a CDS encoding RrF2 family transcriptional regulator produces MRLSTKSRYGLRALFDIAYNAGSQPAQIQDISRRQDISPRYLEQIFQGLKKHGILKSKRGPQGGYCLAKSPEEITVRAVIEATEGDTLIVDCAGRRKGECGFDGSCVTQTVWEESNTRLNEFFESITLKTLCERGEALGIKREQDHRFMYFI; encoded by the coding sequence ATGAGACTTTCCACCAAGAGCCGTTACGGCCTTAGGGCTCTTTTTGACATCGCCTACAACGCCGGGAGTCAGCCGGCGCAGATTCAGGACATCTCGCGGCGTCAGGATATCTCGCCCCGTTACCTCGAACAGATCTTCCAGGGGCTGAAAAAGCACGGCATCCTGAAGAGCAAGCGCGGTCCCCAGGGGGGATACTGCCTCGCCAAGAGCCCCGAGGAGATCACCGTGCGTGCCGTGATCGAGGCGACCGAGGGGGATACCCTCATCGTCGACTGCGCCGGCAGGAGAAAGGGGGAGTGCGGCTTCGACGGGAGCTGCGTGACGCAGACCGTGTGGGAGGAGTCCAACACCCGGCTCAACGAGTTCTTCGAGTCCATCACCTTGAAGACGCTCTGCGAACGGGGGGAGGCGCTGGGGATCAAGCGGGAGCAGGATCACCGCTTCATGTACTTCATCTAG
- a CDS encoding HIT family protein, translated as MNSCPICTKWEDDVDQRVIELEHTLVSLNRDQFFAGYCFVYAKDHVTELFHLSEPVRNGVMAEVCAVAEALYNAFAPDKINYELLGNMAPHMHWHVVPRRSADPLWPRPHWSEPHQELILKSEEYQARAELIRTHLGKLGVKGRA; from the coding sequence ATGAATTCATGCCCTATCTGCACCAAGTGGGAAGACGATGTGGACCAGCGGGTCATCGAACTGGAGCACACCCTGGTTTCGCTGAACCGGGACCAGTTCTTCGCCGGGTATTGCTTCGTCTATGCCAAGGACCACGTCACTGAACTATTCCACCTCTCCGAGCCGGTGAGAAACGGGGTGATGGCGGAGGTCTGCGCCGTTGCCGAGGCCCTTTACAACGCCTTCGCCCCGGACAAGATCAACTACGAACTGCTGGGCAACATGGCGCCGCACATGCACTGGCACGTGGTGCCGCGCCGCTCGGCCGACCCGCTCTGGCCCCGCCCGCACTGGAGCGAGCCGCACCAGGAACTGATCCTCAAAAGCGAGGAGTACCAGGCCCGGGCCGAGCTGATCAGGACCCACCTCGGGAAACTGGGCGTAAAGGGGAGGGCGTAA
- the larE gene encoding ATP-dependent sacrificial sulfur transferase LarE, producing MATPQEKYTKLQEILREMGTVLVAFSGGVDSTFLLKAAIDTLGTGGVLAVTATSPTYPESELNEAKRLAASLGATQILVESNELEIPGFSHNPKDRCYHCKSELFRICGDKARELGFAFVADGSNTDDLGDYRPGRVAACELKVRSPLLEAELAKEEIRELSRGLGLPTWDKQAYACLASRFPYGTEITEQRLNQVERCEEFLKGEGFRVYRVRFHEESARIELSEAELGRMLEPQLRLRTLDFFRQAGFTYVSLDLQGYRTGSMNEG from the coding sequence ATGGCAACACCCCAGGAAAAATACACCAAACTGCAAGAGATCCTGCGCGAGATGGGAACCGTCCTGGTTGCGTTCTCGGGTGGGGTCGACTCCACTTTTCTGCTCAAGGCGGCCATCGACACCCTCGGAACGGGGGGCGTCCTGGCCGTCACCGCCACCTCACCCACCTACCCCGAAAGCGAGCTGAACGAGGCCAAGCGCCTTGCCGCATCCCTCGGCGCCACCCAGATCCTGGTCGAGTCCAACGAACTTGAGATCCCGGGGTTCAGCCACAACCCCAAGGACCGCTGCTACCACTGCAAAAGCGAGCTGTTCCGGATCTGCGGCGACAAAGCGCGCGAGCTCGGCTTCGCCTTCGTCGCCGACGGCAGCAACACCGACGACCTCGGGGATTACCGCCCCGGGCGGGTGGCCGCCTGCGAACTGAAGGTGCGCTCGCCGCTGCTCGAAGCGGAACTGGCCAAGGAAGAGATCCGGGAACTCTCCCGCGGGCTTGGCCTCCCCACCTGGGACAAGCAGGCCTACGCCTGCCTGGCCAGCCGGTTTCCCTATGGCACCGAGATCACCGAGCAGAGGCTCAACCAGGTGGAGCGCTGCGAGGAGTTCCTGAAGGGGGAGGGGTTCCGGGTGTACCGGGTGCGGTTCCACGAGGAGAGCGCGCGCATCGAACTCTCCGAGGCGGAACTGGGGCGGATGCTTGAGCCGCAGTTGCGGCTGCGGACGCTGGACTTCTTCCGGCAGGCCGGTTTCACCTACGTCTCGCTCGACCTGCAGGGGTACCGCACCGGCAGCATGAACGAGGGGTGA
- a CDS encoding O-acetyl-ADP-ribose deacetylase: MRDKVEIVQGDITKVAVDAIVNAANSSLLGGGGVDGAIHRAAGPELLAECRPLGGCPTGEAKITRGYRLPARHVIHTVGPVWHGGGRGEAELLRSCYRNCFRLAHENGLAAIAFPAISTGVYGYPKGPACRIALEEAKAALANYPELGKIIFVAFSAEDARIYRETVQEVFQ; the protein is encoded by the coding sequence ATGCGCGACAAGGTCGAGATCGTACAGGGGGATATCACCAAGGTGGCGGTGGACGCCATCGTCAACGCCGCCAACAGCTCGCTTCTGGGCGGAGGCGGGGTGGACGGCGCCATCCATCGGGCCGCAGGCCCCGAACTCCTCGCCGAGTGCCGCCCCCTCGGGGGATGCCCCACCGGAGAGGCGAAGATCACCAGGGGGTACCGGCTCCCGGCCCGGCACGTGATCCATACCGTGGGGCCGGTCTGGCACGGCGGCGGCCGCGGCGAGGCGGAACTGCTCCGGTCCTGCTATCGCAACTGCTTCCGGCTGGCACACGAAAACGGGCTTGCCGCAATAGCCTTCCCCGCCATCAGCACCGGCGTCTACGGCTATCCCAAGGGTCCCGCCTGCCGCATCGCGCTGGAAGAGGCCAAGGCGGCGCTGGCGAACTACCCGGAACTGGGGAAAATTATCTTCGTTGCGTTCTCCGCCGAGGACGCGCGGATCTATCGGGAAACGGTGCAGGAGGTTTTTCAGTGA
- a CDS encoding deoxyribonuclease IV, translating to MDLLGAHVSISGGIHNAVDRGVASGCGVIQVFTQNANQWRGKAVSDADAKLFRDKFAASGMKSVMSHDIYLINLAAAPGEVKDKSLIAFREELERCATLGIDKVVMHPGSHNGDGEETGIRRVCEAFDQLFAEVPQFTGKVLLENTAGQGSNLGYTFGHLKAIMEGCSDPRRFGVCFDTCHAFASGYPIADHDGYRRTFDEFDALLGIDRLMAFHLNDSKKGLGCKVDRHEHIGAGTLGLEPFRFILNDPHFALVPKVIETPKGDDDEMDAVNLKLLRSLIGS from the coding sequence ATGGACCTGCTGGGCGCGCACGTCTCCATATCGGGGGGGATCCACAACGCCGTCGACCGGGGGGTCGCTTCCGGCTGCGGGGTGATCCAGGTCTTCACCCAGAACGCCAACCAGTGGCGCGGCAAGGCGGTTTCCGACGCGGACGCGAAGCTGTTCCGGGACAAGTTCGCGGCCAGCGGCATGAAGAGCGTCATGAGCCACGACATCTACCTGATCAATCTCGCCGCCGCCCCCGGGGAGGTGAAGGACAAGAGCCTGATCGCCTTCCGGGAGGAACTGGAGCGCTGCGCCACGCTCGGGATAGACAAGGTGGTCATGCATCCCGGCTCGCACAACGGTGACGGCGAAGAGACCGGTATCAGGCGCGTCTGCGAGGCCTTCGACCAGCTCTTCGCCGAGGTGCCGCAGTTCACCGGGAAGGTGCTGCTGGAGAACACGGCCGGCCAGGGGAGCAACCTCGGCTACACGTTCGGGCACCTGAAGGCGATTATGGAGGGGTGCTCCGACCCGAGACGCTTCGGCGTCTGCTTCGACACCTGCCACGCCTTCGCCTCCGGCTACCCTATCGCCGACCACGACGGCTACCGCCGGACCTTCGACGAATTCGACGCCCTGCTCGGGATCGACAGACTGATGGCCTTCCACCTCAACGATTCCAAGAAGGGGCTCGGGTGCAAGGTGGACCGCCACGAGCACATCGGCGCCGGGACGCTCGGCCTGGAGCCCTTCCGCTTTATCCTGAACGACCCGCACTTCGCACTGGTCCCCAAGGTGATCGAAACGCCGAAAGGGGACGACGACGAGATGGATGCGGTGAACCTGAAACTTTTGCGGAGCCTGATCGGAAGCTGA
- a CDS encoding pyridoxamine 5'-phosphate oxidase family protein: MKLAELFPEGGRGILGTADANGVVNLAVFAIPHVVDDETLAWGFGDGRSIANLRQNPHASYLYLAPSRGYSGWRVTLTMIEEKGEGELLGEIKERTALVASPQAGAAVSRVVYFKVGEVRPLM, encoded by the coding sequence ATGAAGCTTGCGGAACTGTTTCCGGAAGGGGGGCGCGGCATCCTCGGCACGGCCGACGCGAACGGAGTGGTCAATCTCGCCGTCTTCGCCATACCTCATGTAGTCGACGACGAAACCCTGGCCTGGGGCTTTGGCGACGGGCGCAGCATCGCGAATCTGAGGCAGAACCCGCATGCGAGCTACCTGTACCTGGCACCGTCGCGAGGCTACAGCGGCTGGAGGGTGACCCTCACGATGATCGAGGAAAAGGGTGAAGGGGAGCTGCTGGGCGAGATCAAGGAGCGGACCGCGCTGGTGGCGAGCCCGCAGGCAGGTGCCGCGGTTTCCCGCGTCGTTTATTTCAAGGTCGGTGAGGTCCGGCCTCTCATGTGA
- a CDS encoding DUF4177 domain-containing protein yields the protein MLQYKVVELSHVSEDSIEEALNEWTRKGWKFDAMQFAMRDASKRPAMAFVVFTKEEN from the coding sequence ATGCTGCAGTACAAGGTCGTCGAGTTAAGCCATGTTTCCGAGGACTCCATCGAGGAGGCGCTGAACGAATGGACCCGGAAGGGATGGAAATTCGACGCCATGCAGTTTGCCATGCGTGACGCCAGCAAGCGCCCGGCCATGGCCTTCGTGGTCTTCACCAAAGAGGAGAACTAG
- the dtd gene encoding D-aminoacyl-tRNA deacylase: MKAVIQRVKQASVTVEGKVVGEIGPGVLVLLGVEIGDTTSQAEWMAEKIVNLRIFSDDQGKMNLALPDVKGEVLAVSQFTLAGNCSKGRRPSFDTAAAPEDANKLYSYFMGQVWELGVPVQSGIFQADMEVSLVNDGPVTFILETPPKR; the protein is encoded by the coding sequence GTGAAGGCGGTAATTCAGCGGGTCAAGCAGGCCAGCGTTACTGTGGAGGGGAAGGTGGTCGGGGAGATCGGCCCCGGGGTCCTGGTGCTGCTTGGCGTCGAGATCGGCGACACCACCAGCCAGGCAGAGTGGATGGCGGAAAAGATCGTCAACCTGAGAATCTTTTCCGATGACCAGGGAAAGATGAACCTGGCACTCCCCGACGTCAAGGGGGAGGTGCTGGCCGTCTCCCAGTTCACCCTGGCGGGCAACTGCTCCAAGGGGAGACGCCCCTCGTTCGATACCGCTGCCGCACCGGAAGACGCCAACAAGCTCTACAGCTACTTCATGGGGCAGGTCTGGGAGCTAGGCGTGCCGGTGCAAAGCGGGATCTTCCAGGCGGACATGGAGGTGTCGCTGGTAAACGACGGCCCGGTGACCTTCATCCTGGAGACCCCGCCCAAACGCTGA
- the polA gene encoding DNA polymerase I — MAAERETLYLLDGSSYIYRAYFAIRHLSSPNGFPTNALYGFTQMLLKVMKDRAPAHVAVVFDAGKITFRNELFPAYKATRSAMPEDLAQQIEPIKQMVRAFNIPALELPGWEADDIIGTIAQKAQAAGLDCVVVTGDKDLMQIVTEHVTLLDTMKDKSFGIPDVIEKFGVEPARVVDVLALWGDTSDNIPGVPGVGEVTAKKLLQEFGTLDELLARASEVKGKTGERLIEFADQARLCRTLATIDCNVPIEYSIDDFAVTPPDNRRLAALFREYGFATLLKDLTSSPTLSCDHYALVLTEGELRELVAKLEKAPAFAIDLETTSLNPFEAAVVGYAVSCHSHEAYYIPVGHRYLGAPEQLPEKLVLELLGPLLADPARKKIGQNLKYDYQVLQLAGVKFAGIWCDTMLAAYLVNPSRNSQGLDALALEYLDHRMISYAEVAGTGKCELNFSEVDLDRAGPYSCEDVDATFLLHEILLPKVREQGMETLLFDVEMPLLEILADMELCGVKLDLELMKELSTGFGRQLIELEAKIHDHCGGPFNINSPKQLGEILFERMGLAVGKKTKGKTGWSTNVEELERLAEQHEVARLLLQYRSISKLKSTYTDALPKLVDPRTGRVHTSYNQAVTNTGRLSSSDPNLQNIPVRGAEGRDIRRAFVAEPGSLILSADYSQIELRVLAHLSGDRVLSEAFASGEDVHRRTAAEVFGMFPELVTPEMRRQAKVINFGVIYGQGAFSLAKELGVTAKQAKAFIDSYFERHAGARSFLDSCISEAETCGFVTTILGRRLQIPEIASKNGNIRAFAQRNATNYPIQGSAADIIKAAMIKVSRRMREERVASRLIMQVHDELVFEVPENERELMEELVRSEMEGALPLSVPLKVDLNFGQNWAEAH, encoded by the coding sequence GTGGCGGCCGAGAGAGAAACACTGTACCTTTTGGACGGCTCTTCCTACATCTACCGGGCATATTTCGCCATCCGCCACCTGAGCTCCCCCAACGGCTTCCCCACCAACGCGCTCTACGGTTTCACCCAGATGCTCCTGAAGGTCATGAAGGACAGGGCGCCGGCTCACGTGGCCGTGGTGTTCGACGCCGGCAAGATCACCTTCAGAAACGAGCTCTTTCCCGCCTACAAGGCGACCCGAAGCGCCATGCCCGAGGACCTGGCCCAGCAGATCGAGCCGATCAAGCAGATGGTGCGCGCCTTCAACATCCCCGCGCTGGAGCTTCCCGGCTGGGAGGCGGACGATATCATCGGGACCATCGCCCAGAAGGCGCAAGCCGCCGGGCTGGACTGCGTGGTGGTCACCGGCGACAAGGACCTGATGCAGATCGTCACCGAGCACGTGACGCTTCTGGACACCATGAAGGACAAGAGCTTCGGCATCCCCGACGTCATCGAGAAGTTCGGCGTGGAGCCTGCGCGGGTGGTCGACGTGCTGGCGCTTTGGGGGGACACCTCCGATAACATACCCGGCGTCCCGGGCGTCGGTGAGGTCACCGCGAAAAAGCTGCTGCAGGAGTTCGGCACGCTGGACGAACTGCTGGCGCGGGCCTCCGAGGTGAAGGGAAAAACCGGGGAGCGGCTCATCGAGTTCGCCGACCAGGCCCGCCTGTGCCGCACCCTGGCCACCATCGACTGCAACGTTCCCATCGAGTACAGCATCGATGACTTCGCCGTCACCCCTCCCGACAACCGCCGGCTGGCCGCGCTGTTCCGCGAGTACGGGTTCGCCACGCTCTTGAAGGACCTGACCAGTTCGCCCACCCTTTCCTGCGACCATTACGCGCTGGTGCTGACGGAGGGCGAGCTGCGCGAACTGGTGGCGAAGCTGGAAAAGGCGCCTGCCTTCGCCATCGACCTGGAGACCACCAGCCTGAACCCCTTCGAAGCGGCCGTCGTGGGGTACGCGGTCAGCTGCCACTCCCACGAGGCCTACTACATACCGGTCGGGCACCGCTACCTCGGGGCACCGGAACAGCTCCCCGAGAAGCTGGTGCTGGAACTGCTGGGACCGCTCCTCGCCGACCCCGCCCGCAAGAAGATCGGCCAGAACCTGAAGTACGACTACCAGGTGCTGCAGCTGGCCGGCGTGAAATTCGCCGGCATCTGGTGCGACACCATGCTGGCGGCCTACCTGGTCAACCCGTCGCGCAACAGCCAGGGGCTGGACGCCCTTGCGCTCGAGTACCTGGACCACCGCATGATCTCCTACGCGGAGGTGGCCGGAACCGGCAAGTGCGAGCTGAACTTCTCCGAGGTGGACCTCGACCGCGCCGGCCCATACTCCTGCGAGGATGTCGACGCCACCTTCCTGCTGCACGAGATCCTGCTCCCAAAGGTGCGTGAGCAGGGTATGGAGACGCTCCTTTTCGACGTCGAGATGCCGCTTTTGGAGATTCTGGCGGACATGGAGCTGTGCGGCGTGAAGCTGGACCTGGAGCTCATGAAGGAGCTTTCCACCGGCTTCGGGCGGCAGCTCATCGAGCTGGAGGCGAAGATCCACGACCACTGTGGCGGCCCCTTCAACATCAACTCCCCGAAACAGCTGGGCGAGATCCTCTTCGAGCGGATGGGGCTCGCGGTCGGCAAGAAGACCAAGGGGAAGACCGGCTGGTCCACCAACGTGGAGGAGCTGGAGCGGCTGGCGGAGCAGCACGAGGTGGCACGGCTGCTGCTGCAGTACCGGAGCATCTCCAAGCTCAAATCCACCTATACCGACGCGCTCCCGAAGCTGGTGGACCCGAGGACGGGGCGCGTGCACACCTCCTACAACCAGGCTGTCACCAATACCGGGAGGCTCTCCTCGTCCGACCCGAACCTGCAGAACATCCCGGTGCGCGGGGCGGAGGGGCGCGACATCAGGCGCGCCTTCGTGGCCGAGCCCGGGAGCCTGATCCTCTCCGCGGACTACTCCCAGATCGAGCTGCGGGTACTGGCGCACCTCTCCGGGGACCGGGTGCTCAGTGAAGCCTTCGCCTCCGGCGAGGATGTCCACCGCCGCACCGCCGCCGAGGTCTTCGGCATGTTCCCGGAACTGGTCACCCCCGAGATGCGGCGCCAGGCCAAGGTGATCAACTTCGGCGTCATCTACGGCCAGGGCGCCTTCTCGCTGGCCAAGGAGCTCGGGGTTACCGCGAAGCAGGCCAAGGCCTTCATCGACAGCTACTTCGAGCGCCATGCCGGGGCCCGGAGCTTTCTCGACAGCTGCATCTCCGAGGCCGAGACCTGCGGCTTCGTCACCACCATATTGGGGAGAAGGCTGCAGATCCCGGAGATCGCCAGCAAGAACGGCAACATACGCGCCTTCGCCCAGAGAAACGCCACCAACTACCCGATCCAGGGCTCGGCCGCCGACATCATCAAGGCGGCCATGATCAAGGTGTCCCGCCGCATGCGCGAGGAGCGGGTGGCCAGCCGCCTGATCATGCAGGTGCACGACGAACTGGTGTTCGAGGTCCCTGAAAACGAGCGGGAACTGATGGAAGAGCTGGTGCGTAGCGAGATGGAAGGGGCGCTCCCCCTCTCTGTGCCGCTCAAGGTGGACCTCAACTTCGGCCAGAACTGGGCCGAAGCCCACTAA
- a CDS encoding Hsp20/alpha crystallin family protein, producing the protein MAIVRYNPLSELRSMQDKMNRLLDLAWTREIGEEIREGVWHPPADVYESNAAVTIKVELPDLDLSDIEIRAEEHTLTIRGERRHGEEIKKENFHRIERYFGPFQRSFAVPPDFDASSFSASCDCGVLTIVIPKTITVEIA; encoded by the coding sequence ATGGCGATCGTCAGGTACAACCCGCTCAGCGAACTCAGAAGCATGCAGGACAAGATGAACCGGCTGCTGGACCTGGCCTGGACCCGCGAGATCGGCGAGGAGATCAGGGAGGGGGTCTGGCACCCGCCGGCGGATGTCTACGAGAGCAACGCCGCGGTTACCATCAAGGTGGAACTTCCCGACCTGGACCTCTCCGACATCGAGATCCGCGCCGAAGAGCACACCCTGACCATACGGGGGGAAAGAAGGCACGGCGAGGAGATCAAAAAGGAGAACTTCCACCGGATCGAGCGCTACTTCGGCCCCTTCCAAAGGAGCTTCGCCGTCCCCCCCGACTTCGACGCCTCGAGCTTCAGCGCGAGCTGCGACTGCGGCGTCCTCACCATCGTCATCCCCAAGACCATCACGGTGGAAATCGCCTGA
- the dapF gene encoding diaminopimelate epimerase translates to MKFTKMQGAGNDYVYVDCFKESVQDPAAVAVKVSDRNFGIGSDGLILIMPSQQADVRMRMFNSDGSESEMCGNGIRCVAKYAYDHGIVAKKEITAETGAGILTLQLFTGANDKVEKVRVNMGPPRLTRKEIPMVGNPDEKVIGEPLNILHSTFSITCASMGNPHCVIFVDDVDNFEVAKYGPLIENHELFPRRTNVEFVQVISRTEVRQRTWERGAGETLACGTGSSAVTAACVLNGLTERKILNHLTGGDLEMEWSEDGNIYMTGPAVEVFSGEIEI, encoded by the coding sequence ATGAAATTCACAAAGATGCAGGGAGCCGGCAACGACTACGTCTACGTCGACTGTTTCAAAGAATCCGTGCAGGACCCCGCCGCCGTCGCCGTCAAGGTATCCGACCGCAACTTCGGCATTGGTTCCGACGGCCTCATCCTGATCATGCCGAGCCAACAGGCCGACGTCAGGATGCGCATGTTCAACTCCGACGGCTCCGAGAGCGAGATGTGCGGCAACGGCATCCGCTGCGTCGCCAAATACGCCTATGACCACGGCATTGTGGCCAAGAAGGAGATTACCGCCGAGACCGGAGCCGGGATTCTGACCCTGCAGCTCTTTACCGGCGCGAACGACAAGGTGGAGAAGGTGCGGGTCAACATGGGGCCGCCCCGGCTCACCCGGAAGGAGATCCCGATGGTCGGCAATCCCGACGAAAAGGTGATCGGCGAACCGCTCAACATCCTCCACTCCACCTTCAGCATCACCTGCGCCTCGATGGGGAACCCGCACTGCGTGATCTTCGTCGACGACGTCGACAACTTCGAGGTGGCGAAGTACGGGCCGCTGATCGAGAACCACGAGCTGTTCCCGCGCCGCACCAACGTGGAGTTCGTGCAGGTGATCTCGCGCACCGAAGTGCGCCAGCGCACCTGGGAGCGCGGCGCCGGCGAGACGCTCGCCTGCGGCACCGGCTCCAGCGCGGTCACCGCCGCCTGCGTCTTGAACGGCCTCACCGAGAGGAAGATCCTGAACCACCTCACCGGCGGCGACCTCGAAATGGAATGGAGCGAGGACGGCAATATCTACATGACCGGTCCTGCGGTTGAGGTCTTCAGCGGCGAGATCGAAATCTAA